The following proteins are encoded in a genomic region of Methylobacterium tardum:
- a CDS encoding ATP-binding protein: protein MGVDALLPEDEPGPEAYRTHIRELEARLEESEETLAAIRRGDFDAVVVEGPNHERLVYTLENADRPYRVLIEQIQEGAFTLGLDGTVLYCNRRLADMLAEPQERLIGRSLRDFVRPDTDLDQLVQRAVASPVREEIALKASAGAESATFLSLSRFERQGDKPLLCGILTDLTEQRRHMRALAEAHDRLQSESVERERVEEALRQSQKLEAVGQLTGGVAHDFNNLLTVIKSSTDLLKRPDLPEERRRRYVEAISDTVDRAAKLTGQLLAFARRQALRPEVFEVGASLRAVAEMLDSVTGARITVEARIPDEPCYIRADLSQFETALINMAVNARDAMSGEGTLTLRLIGGRPMPAIRGHAGSRSTFAAVSLSDTGLGIAPDVLPRIFEPFFTTKDIGKGTGLGLSQVFGFAKQSGGDVDVASRTGEGTTFTLYLPQVEGAPEKADEGPLDERSIEGASLCILVVEDNVEVGRFATQILEDLGHRTVWATNAEEALQEIERIPFRFDAVFSDVVMPGMGGIALARELERRLPDLPVVLTSGYSHVLAQEGVHGFDLIQKPYSVEELSRVLRKVVGKGRARPFSSRP from the coding sequence ATGGGTGTCGACGCGCTGCTGCCCGAGGACGAGCCGGGCCCGGAAGCTTATCGAACCCATATCCGTGAGCTCGAAGCGCGGCTCGAGGAGAGCGAGGAGACGCTCGCGGCGATCCGCCGGGGCGATTTCGACGCGGTGGTGGTCGAGGGACCGAACCACGAGCGTCTGGTCTACACCCTGGAGAATGCCGACCGCCCGTACCGCGTGCTGATCGAGCAGATCCAGGAGGGTGCCTTCACCCTCGGGCTGGACGGCACCGTGCTCTATTGCAACCGCCGATTGGCCGACATGCTTGCCGAGCCGCAGGAGCGGCTGATCGGCCGGTCGTTGCGCGATTTCGTGCGCCCCGATACCGACCTCGATCAACTGGTCCAGCGGGCCGTTGCGAGCCCGGTTCGCGAGGAGATCGCGCTCAAGGCGTCGGCGGGCGCGGAGAGCGCGACGTTCCTGTCGTTGAGCCGCTTCGAGCGCCAGGGCGATAAGCCCCTCCTATGCGGGATCCTGACCGACCTGACCGAGCAGCGGCGGCACATGCGTGCCCTGGCGGAGGCGCATGACCGCCTGCAATCCGAGAGCGTGGAGCGCGAGCGCGTCGAGGAAGCCCTGCGGCAGTCGCAGAAGCTGGAGGCGGTGGGCCAGCTCACCGGCGGCGTCGCCCACGATTTCAACAACCTGCTGACCGTCATCAAGTCGTCCACCGACCTGCTCAAGCGGCCGGACCTGCCGGAGGAGCGGCGGCGGCGCTACGTCGAGGCGATCTCCGACACGGTGGACCGGGCCGCCAAGCTCACCGGTCAGCTCCTCGCTTTCGCCCGCCGGCAGGCCCTCCGCCCCGAGGTCTTCGAGGTCGGCGCCTCGCTGCGCGCCGTCGCCGAGATGCTCGATTCCGTCACGGGCGCGCGGATCACCGTCGAGGCCCGAATCCCCGACGAGCCCTGCTACATCCGGGCGGACCTCAGTCAGTTCGAGACCGCCCTGATCAACATGGCGGTCAATGCCCGCGATGCGATGAGCGGCGAAGGCACGCTGACCCTTCGGCTGATCGGCGGGCGCCCGATGCCGGCGATCCGCGGCCACGCCGGATCGCGGAGCACCTTCGCGGCCGTATCGCTCTCCGATACCGGTCTCGGGATCGCCCCCGACGTGCTGCCGCGGATCTTCGAGCCGTTCTTCACCACCAAGGACATCGGCAAGGGCACCGGCCTCGGGCTCTCCCAGGTCTTCGGCTTCGCGAAGCAGTCCGGGGGCGACGTCGACGTCGCGAGCCGGACCGGGGAAGGCACGACCTTCACCCTGTACCTGCCGCAGGTCGAAGGGGCGCCCGAGAAGGCCGATGAGGGCCCGCTCGACGAGCGCAGCATCGAGGGCGCGAGCCTGTGCATCCTCGTAGTCGAGGACAACGTCGAGGTCGGCCGCTTCGCCACGCAGATCCTTGAAGATCTCGGCCACCGGACGGTCTGGGCGACGAACGCCGAGGAGGCGCTTCAGGAAATCGAGCGGATCCCGTTCCGCTTCGACGCCGTGTTCTCGGACGTGGTGATGCCCGGAATGGGCGGGATCGCCCTCGCCCGGGAGCTGGAACGGCGTCTGCCCGACCTGCCTGTCGTCCTCACCTCCGGCTACAGCCACGTGCTCGCGCAGGAAGGGGTTCACGGCTTCGACCTGATCCAGAAGCCCTATTCGGTGGAAGAACTCTCCCGCGTGCTTCGGAAGGTCGTCGGCAAGGGCCGCGCCCGCCCCTTCAGTTCGCGGCCGTAG
- a CDS encoding DUF2852 domain-containing protein, with product MTSQSSSPWATGRLCRSGPFPRRSLEIGAIVVGFIYWWPVGLALVAWKLAGYPAITELRDSARRTFSDFEGARPASRFARAFEAASRRESTGNAAFDAYRRAELDRLEAQRRALAEESRAFAEFVEELKRAKDREQFDAFMAKRRSEGGEPRSV from the coding sequence GTGACCTCTCAATCTTCCTCTCCCTGGGCGACCGGCCGGCTCTGCCGGTCAGGCCCGTTCCCGCGCCGTTCCCTGGAGATCGGTGCCATCGTCGTCGGCTTCATCTACTGGTGGCCTGTGGGTCTCGCGTTGGTCGCCTGGAAGCTGGCCGGCTATCCGGCCATTACTGAACTCCGCGACAGCGCGCGCCGGACGTTCTCGGATTTCGAGGGTGCGCGCCCCGCGTCCCGGTTCGCCCGTGCATTCGAGGCCGCGAGCCGGCGCGAGAGCACCGGCAATGCGGCTTTCGACGCTTACCGCCGCGCCGAGCTCGACCGGCTGGAAGCGCAGCGCCGCGCCCTCGCCGAGGAGAGCCGGGCCTTCGCTGAGTTCGTCGAGGAGCTGAAGCGGGCCAAGGATCGCGAGCAGTTCGACGCCTTCATGGCCAAGCGCCGCAGCGAGGGCGGCGAGCCGCGCTCAGTCTGA
- a CDS encoding circadian clock KaiB family protein, producing the protein MSGGIAPSGAQDRYSLRLFVAGTAPRSLRAVEFLRRVCETHIPNRYELEIADIYQQPDLAERDGILAAPTLLKVAPLPERRISGDLLDEDRLLRVLEIDPAMEAR; encoded by the coding sequence TTGAGCGGCGGCATCGCGCCTTCAGGCGCCCAGGATCGCTACAGCCTGAGGCTGTTCGTGGCTGGGACAGCGCCGCGATCCCTGCGCGCCGTCGAATTCCTGCGCCGGGTCTGCGAGACCCACATCCCGAACCGGTATGAGCTGGAGATCGCCGACATTTACCAGCAGCCCGATCTGGCCGAACGCGACGGGATTCTCGCTGCCCCGACGCTGCTGAAGGTCGCTCCGTTGCCCGAGCGCCGCATCTCGGGGGATCTCCTGGACGAGGACCGCCTTCTGCGCGTGCTCGAGATCGATCCCGCTATGGAGGCGCGGTGA
- a CDS encoding TetR/AcrR family transcriptional regulator: protein MRPWRDGPSDRRSYHHGNLKEALIEAARRFIAERGIGGFTLVDAARLVGVTPAALYRHFRGREALLEELAGRGFAELAERLARALTSRGTPLERFTRMGETYLTFAEEEPAYYAAIFETRGFPAGATDPDAGPSPSDAAVRPSPFDLLVEALQATFADGFGGVAPRFIALEVWALAHGLATLSAAGHLPRGPGFPDKYELLRAGVLALVHGAARSSGPEHRG, encoded by the coding sequence TTGCGACCCTGGCGGGACGGACCGAGCGACCGGCGGAGTTACCATCACGGTAATCTGAAGGAGGCGCTTATCGAGGCCGCGCGTCGGTTCATCGCGGAGCGGGGGATCGGCGGCTTCACTCTGGTGGACGCAGCGCGCCTCGTCGGCGTGACGCCGGCTGCGCTGTATCGCCATTTCCGCGGTCGTGAGGCTCTGCTGGAGGAACTCGCAGGACGCGGCTTTGCGGAACTCGCCGAGCGCCTGGCACGAGCGCTGACCTCGCGCGGTACGCCGCTGGAGCGGTTCACCCGTATGGGCGAGACCTACCTGACCTTCGCCGAGGAGGAGCCGGCCTACTACGCGGCGATCTTCGAGACCCGGGGGTTTCCGGCCGGCGCGACGGATCCCGACGCTGGGCCGAGCCCGAGCGACGCCGCCGTGCGTCCGAGTCCGTTCGATCTGCTGGTCGAAGCGCTTCAGGCGACATTCGCGGACGGATTCGGAGGCGTCGCGCCGCGCTTCATCGCCCTTGAGGTCTGGGCGCTGGCCCACGGACTGGCGACCCTCTCGGCTGCCGGGCACCTGCCGCGCGGCCCCGGATTTCCGGACAAATACGAGCTGCTGCGGGCCGGGGTCCTTGCTCTCGTCCATGGGGCCGCACGGAGCAGCGGACCCGAACACCGCGGCTGA
- a CDS encoding thioredoxin family protein — protein MQSRRAVLTLAGLIVAASLAPAAAGETRPFSDPAFEAAQKSGRPILVEVSAPWCPICKTQKPILAKLASEPRFKDLQIFDIDFDSQKDLLKRLNVRMQSTLIAYKGATEVGRSVGETQPEWIEGLLEKAL, from the coding sequence ATGCAGAGCCGTCGCGCCGTCCTCACACTGGCCGGTCTCATAGTGGCCGCCAGTCTCGCGCCCGCCGCGGCCGGGGAGACGAGGCCGTTCTCGGATCCCGCATTCGAGGCCGCGCAGAAGAGCGGCAGGCCGATCCTGGTCGAAGTCAGCGCCCCCTGGTGCCCGATCTGCAAGACGCAGAAGCCGATCCTCGCGAAGCTCGCGTCCGAGCCACGCTTCAAGGATCTGCAGATCTTCGACATCGACTTCGACAGCCAGAAGGATCTGCTCAAGCGGCTGAACGTGCGCATGCAGAGCACGCTGATCGCCTACAAGGGCGCCACGGAGGTCGGCCGATCCGTCGGCGAGACCCAGCCGGAATGGATCGAGGGCCTTCTAGAGAAGGCGCTCTGA
- a CDS encoding circadian clock KaiB family protein, producing MNDTTSEDPVPETDPDRDPNHYHLRLYVAGQTTKSLAAMTNLKRFCEEHLAGRYDIEVADLMKNPQLAAGDQILAIPTLVRRLPSPLKRIIGDLSNTEKVLVGLDIRPRADQP from the coding sequence ATGAACGACACGACCTCGGAAGATCCGGTTCCGGAGACTGATCCCGACCGCGATCCGAACCATTATCACCTGCGCCTCTACGTCGCCGGTCAGACCACGAAGTCGCTTGCCGCGATGACCAATCTCAAACGCTTCTGCGAGGAGCATCTGGCGGGCCGCTACGACATCGAGGTCGCCGACCTCATGAAGAATCCGCAGCTCGCCGCGGGCGATCAGATTCTCGCGATCCCGACCCTGGTGCGCCGGCTGCCCTCTCCGCTGAAGCGGATCATCGGCGACCTGTCGAACACCGAGAAGGTTCTGGTCGGTCTGGACATCCGTCCGAGGGCGGACCAGCCTTGA
- the upp gene encoding uracil phosphoribosyltransferase gives MPTARVTVVDHPLVQHKLTYLRDKNRSTKGFRQLLNEIGMLLAYEVTRDLPLEPVTIETPLQPMEGRQIQGKKLVLAPILRAGVGFLDGMLSLVPSARVAHVGLYRDPDTLEAVEYYFKAPSDLADRTVLVLDPMLATANSAIAALDRLKARGASDLRFVCLLAAPEGLAKFQAAHPDVPVWTAAIDSHLNDHGYIVPGLGDAGDRMYGTR, from the coding sequence ATGCCGACAGCTCGGGTCACGGTGGTTGATCACCCGCTCGTGCAGCACAAGCTGACATACCTGCGGGACAAGAACCGCTCGACCAAGGGGTTCCGCCAGCTTCTCAACGAGATCGGCATGCTCCTCGCCTACGAGGTCACGCGCGATCTTCCGCTCGAGCCGGTGACCATCGAGACGCCGCTTCAGCCGATGGAGGGTCGACAGATCCAGGGCAAGAAGCTGGTCCTGGCGCCGATCCTGCGGGCAGGGGTCGGCTTCCTCGACGGCATGCTGTCGCTCGTCCCATCGGCGCGGGTTGCCCATGTCGGGCTCTACCGGGATCCGGACACGCTGGAGGCGGTAGAGTATTACTTCAAGGCGCCCTCCGATCTCGCCGACCGGACCGTCTTGGTCCTCGACCCGATGCTGGCCACCGCGAACTCGGCCATCGCGGCCCTGGACCGGTTGAAGGCCCGGGGCGCGTCGGACCTGCGATTCGTCTGCCTGCTGGCAGCGCCGGAGGGTCTCGCCAAGTTCCAGGCCGCGCATCCCGACGTGCCGGTCTGGACCGCCGCCATCGACAGTCACCTGAACGATCACGGCTACATCGTGCCGGGCCTCGGCGACGCCGGCGACCGGATGTACGGCACGCGCTGA
- a CDS encoding methyl-accepting chemotaxis protein — translation MRLNLSLKSLLAILFGFLALISAIQGGLSVRELAAIRESATALATNLLPSLETISAVEVAASEVRIKQYRLLMLSVTAERRAVNENNLAATFAKLREARNSYEPLISSSEERSLYESFAASWAKFERADSEVRRLVAGGQQAEAIALLTHPDVVALYDGARAALAQLVSFNEREAARDADLAMTRANTATAAAYVGIGLAVASALAAAIFGLVRISRPIQVMTRIMSVLAAGDTDAEVPYQSRRNEIGAMAAAVQVFKDNLIRNRQLEEQAAEARLAAEAQRKAGIRQMADQFARAVGGIIGQVSASANELQATAQVMTATARRTADQSTTVAAAAEQAASNVSTVAAAAEELGSSVQEIGRQVDGSAKLAQVAVREADQTGTLVQELSAAVARIGDVAGLIASIASQTNLLALNATIEAARAGAAGRGFAVVASEVKALAEQTARATDEISAQIAQVQTSTGQAVTAIGATTARIREINGVASSIAAAVEEQGAATQEIVRNVGQAAAGTGEVTNNIVSVAGAAEETGLAATQVLAEASRLSEQSEHLTAEVDRFLETVRAA, via the coding sequence ATGCGCTTGAACTTATCCCTCAAATCATTACTCGCCATCCTCTTCGGATTTTTAGCCCTCATTTCGGCCATCCAGGGTGGTCTTTCAGTCCGAGAACTGGCCGCTATTCGCGAGTCCGCGACGGCTCTCGCCACCAATTTGCTGCCCTCCCTCGAAACGATCAGCGCCGTGGAGGTCGCCGCCTCGGAAGTGCGAATCAAGCAGTACCGGCTCCTCATGCTGTCGGTCACCGCGGAGCGTCGCGCAGTCAACGAAAACAATCTCGCGGCGACCTTCGCTAAATTGCGCGAAGCCAGGAACAGCTACGAGCCGCTGATCAGCAGCTCGGAAGAACGTAGCCTCTACGAGAGCTTCGCGGCGTCCTGGGCCAAGTTCGAGCGGGCGGACAGCGAGGTGCGCCGCCTCGTTGCAGGCGGTCAACAAGCTGAAGCCATTGCTCTTCTGACGCATCCCGATGTCGTCGCCCTGTACGACGGGGCGCGTGCGGCTCTCGCGCAACTCGTCTCCTTCAACGAGCGTGAGGCCGCCCGCGATGCCGACCTCGCGATGACGCGGGCCAATACCGCCACCGCCGCAGCCTATGTGGGAATCGGGCTCGCTGTGGCCTCCGCCCTGGCTGCGGCGATCTTCGGTTTGGTGCGGATTTCCCGACCGATCCAAGTGATGACCCGCATCATGTCGGTCCTGGCAGCCGGCGATACCGACGCGGAGGTGCCCTACCAATCCCGCCGCAACGAGATCGGCGCGATGGCTGCAGCCGTTCAGGTGTTCAAGGACAACTTGATCCGTAACCGGCAATTGGAGGAGCAGGCGGCCGAGGCCCGGCTCGCCGCCGAGGCGCAACGCAAGGCCGGGATCCGTCAGATGGCCGACCAATTCGCAAGGGCAGTCGGCGGCATCATCGGTCAGGTCTCCGCCTCAGCGAACGAGTTGCAGGCGACGGCACAGGTCATGACGGCGACGGCGCGCCGGACTGCCGACCAATCCACGACCGTTGCAGCGGCGGCCGAACAGGCGGCGAGCAACGTCAGCACGGTCGCAGCCGCCGCCGAGGAGTTGGGCTCGTCCGTGCAGGAGATCGGCCGGCAGGTCGATGGCTCCGCCAAGCTCGCGCAAGTCGCGGTCCGGGAGGCCGACCAGACCGGCACCCTGGTTCAGGAACTCAGCGCAGCCGTCGCGCGCATCGGCGACGTCGCGGGTTTGATCGCCTCGATTGCCAGCCAGACCAACCTGCTGGCCCTGAACGCGACGATCGAGGCGGCCCGCGCCGGGGCGGCGGGCCGGGGCTTCGCGGTGGTGGCCTCGGAGGTGAAGGCGCTGGCCGAACAGACCGCGCGGGCCACGGACGAGATCTCGGCCCAGATCGCGCAGGTTCAGACTTCGACCGGACAGGCGGTCACGGCGATCGGTGCGACCACGGCTCGGATTCGGGAGATCAACGGCGTTGCCAGCTCCATCGCGGCGGCGGTTGAGGAGCAGGGTGCGGCCACGCAGGAGATCGTCCGGAATGTCGGCCAAGCGGCAGCGGGAACGGGTGAGGTCACGAACAACATCGTGAGCGTCGCGGGCGCAGCCGAAGAGACCGGACTCGCAGCCACCCAGGTGCTGGCCGAAGCGTCCAGGCTCTCGGAGCAATCCGAGCACCTGACAGCCGAAGTCGACCGGTTTCTCGAAACGGTCCGCGCTGCCTGA
- a CDS encoding ABC transporter substrate-binding protein, with translation MAIDRSVSRRALALLAVAGLVTTEPARAADPIKIGVIAEAQSVVGASIPQAVQLAADEINAKGGIDGRQIQVVTYDDKSSASDAVRAFQRAVSEDKVNLVIASYISEVVLALMPWAARLKTPMITPGAASNEISLAVHKDYARNKYTFHGYLTSAALAQSICDSTKDMLIDLMKVKTAAIMSEDAAWTRPLDVGYEKCLPEIGVKVADHIRFSPDTGDFTPIYNKIEAAKPDLIVTGISHVGVQPTVQWQNQQVPLAMTGMNSQATSSTFWANTNGATQGVIFQSIAVPGAAITDKSMAFSDAFKKRFGSDPSYAGYMAYDQVYYAADAVKRAGTTEADKLVEALETTDWVGTVGRTQFYGKDDPFTHSIRYGQGFITGLMAQWQNGKQVAIWPKSLAQGQIEIPAAVKAAAR, from the coding sequence ATGGCGATCGATCGGAGCGTATCCCGCCGGGCGCTGGCCCTGCTTGCAGTGGCCGGGCTGGTGACCACGGAGCCGGCGCGGGCCGCCGACCCGATCAAGATCGGGGTGATCGCCGAGGCGCAATCCGTGGTCGGGGCCTCGATCCCGCAGGCGGTGCAGCTCGCCGCCGACGAGATCAACGCCAAGGGCGGGATCGACGGCCGCCAGATCCAGGTCGTCACCTACGACGACAAGTCCTCCGCGTCCGACGCGGTCCGCGCCTTCCAGCGGGCGGTCTCTGAGGACAAGGTCAACCTCGTCATCGCCAGCTACATCTCGGAGGTGGTGCTGGCCCTGATGCCCTGGGCGGCCCGGCTCAAGACGCCGATGATCACGCCCGGCGCGGCCTCGAACGAGATCAGCCTTGCGGTCCACAAGGACTACGCGCGCAACAAGTACACCTTCCACGGCTACCTGACGTCGGCAGCCCTGGCGCAGTCGATCTGCGACTCGACCAAGGACATGCTGATCGACCTGATGAAGGTGAAGACGGCCGCGATCATGAGCGAGGATGCGGCTTGGACCCGGCCGCTCGATGTCGGCTACGAGAAATGCCTGCCCGAGATCGGCGTGAAGGTCGCCGACCACATTCGCTTCTCGCCCGACACGGGCGACTTCACGCCGATCTACAACAAGATCGAGGCGGCCAAGCCCGACCTGATCGTCACCGGCATCTCGCATGTCGGCGTGCAGCCGACCGTGCAATGGCAGAACCAGCAGGTGCCGCTGGCCATGACCGGCATGAACTCGCAGGCGACCTCCTCGACCTTCTGGGCCAACACCAACGGCGCCACCCAGGGCGTGATCTTCCAGAGCATCGCGGTGCCGGGGGCGGCGATCACCGACAAGTCGATGGCGTTCAGCGACGCGTTCAAGAAGCGTTTCGGAAGCGATCCGTCCTACGCCGGCTACATGGCCTACGATCAGGTCTATTACGCGGCCGATGCCGTGAAGCGCGCGGGCACCACGGAGGCCGACAAGCTCGTGGAGGCCCTGGAGACAACCGACTGGGTCGGCACCGTCGGGCGGACGCAGTTTTACGGCAAGGACGACCCGTTCACCCACTCGATCCGATACGGCCAGGGCTTCATCACCGGTCTGATGGCGCAATGGCAGAACGGCAAGCAGGTGGCGATCTGGCCGAAGAGCCTCGCGCAGGGACAGATCGAGATCCCCGCCGCCGTGAAGGCTGCCGCGCGGTAG
- a CDS encoding NAD(P)H-quinone oxidoreductase produces MASPDLPETMRQIRFTGSGGPEVIAVETAPVPRPGAGQVLIEVVAAGVNRPDVAQRAGVYPPPPGATETPGLEVAGRVIALGEGVTGLAPGDEVCALVISGGYAEFAVAEAGHCLPRPKAVSLVDAGGLPETFFTVYSNVVQRGRLARGESFLVHGGSSGIGATAIQIAKHVGARVFATAGSAEKCRFCEELGADAAIDYKQADFAEEVKRLTDGRGVDVILDMIGASYLPRNLKSLAPDGRLVMIALMGGYKVDGLNITPIMRNRLTFTGSTLRPRPKADKAAIAEGLRKDVWPELDAGRIRTVTHATFPLEQAQQAHELMESSAHLGKILLTTGR; encoded by the coding sequence ATGGCCAGCCCCGACCTGCCCGAGACCATGCGCCAGATCCGCTTCACGGGTTCCGGCGGGCCGGAGGTGATCGCCGTCGAGACCGCCCCGGTGCCGCGCCCGGGCGCGGGCCAGGTGCTGATCGAGGTCGTCGCCGCCGGGGTGAACCGGCCGGACGTTGCCCAGCGGGCCGGCGTCTACCCACCGCCTCCGGGCGCAACCGAGACCCCCGGCCTGGAAGTCGCCGGCCGCGTGATCGCACTCGGGGAGGGCGTCACCGGCCTGGCACCGGGCGACGAAGTCTGCGCCCTCGTCATCAGCGGCGGCTACGCGGAATTCGCGGTGGCGGAAGCCGGCCACTGCCTGCCGCGGCCGAAGGCGGTCTCGCTGGTCGACGCCGGCGGCCTGCCGGAGACCTTCTTCACGGTGTACTCAAACGTCGTGCAGCGCGGTCGCCTCGCCCGGGGCGAGAGCTTCCTGGTCCATGGCGGCTCGAGCGGCATCGGTGCCACCGCGATTCAGATCGCCAAGCATGTCGGCGCCCGGGTTTTCGCCACCGCGGGCTCGGCGGAGAAGTGCCGGTTCTGCGAGGAACTCGGCGCGGATGCCGCCATCGACTACAAGCAGGCGGACTTCGCCGAGGAGGTGAAGCGCCTGACCGACGGACGCGGTGTCGACGTCATCCTCGACATGATCGGGGCGAGCTATCTGCCGCGAAACCTGAAATCCCTGGCACCGGACGGTCGCTTGGTGATGATCGCCCTGATGGGCGGCTACAAGGTCGATGGCCTGAACATCACGCCGATCATGCGCAACCGCCTGACCTTCACCGGCTCGACGCTGCGCCCGCGCCCCAAGGCCGACAAGGCCGCCATCGCCGAAGGCCTGCGCAAGGACGTCTGGCCGGAGCTCGATGCAGGCCGGATCCGCACCGTCACGCACGCGACCTTCCCGCTGGAACAGGCCCAACAGGCGCACGAGCTGATGGAATCGAGCGCCCATCTCGGCAAGATCCTGCTGACGACGGGCCGCTGA
- the kaiC gene encoding circadian clock protein KaiC: MLTALAKSPTGIAGFDDLTFGGLPAGRPSLICGAAGCGKTLFATTFLVNGATQFDEPGVFMSFEERAEDLAANVASLGYDLDGLVAAGKLAIDHVRVERSEIEETGEYDLEGLFIRLGFAVDSIGAKRVVLDTIETLFAGFTDPSLLRAELRRLFGWIKDRGLTAIITGERGEGQLTRQGLEEYVSDCVVLLDNRVEDQITTRRLRVVKYRGSAHGTNEYPFLIDHAGISVLPVTSADLDYEVPGGIISSGIAGLDAMLGPGGFYRGSSILISGEAGTGKTMLTASVIDAACRRGERCMAFAFEESSAQIVRNARSIGLDLAGHVAGGLLRFEAARPSLFGLETHLARMHRDLDQFRPDVVVIDPISALRGSTSELQATLLRMIDLIKTRGITAVFTTLRGDGSLVQENDLGVSSLMDAWVKLQNMEANGERTRTLYVIKARGMSHSNQVREFLMSSNGIRLVDAYIGPAGVLTGTARMVQEAREMAETQRRLHETERRIREVARRRSAIERQMEELRASLEATEDEEEHLRVEDGLREADRAKERQELTARRSAAE; the protein is encoded by the coding sequence ATGCTGACGGCCCTCGCCAAGTCGCCCACCGGCATCGCGGGCTTCGACGATCTGACCTTTGGCGGCCTTCCGGCGGGGCGCCCATCCCTGATCTGCGGCGCCGCGGGCTGCGGCAAGACGCTGTTCGCCACCACGTTCCTGGTCAACGGCGCGACCCAGTTCGACGAGCCGGGCGTGTTCATGAGCTTCGAGGAGCGGGCTGAGGATCTGGCCGCCAATGTCGCCTCCCTCGGCTACGATCTCGACGGGCTCGTCGCCGCAGGCAAGCTCGCCATCGACCACGTGCGCGTCGAGCGCAGCGAGATCGAGGAGACCGGCGAGTACGACCTGGAGGGCCTGTTCATCCGCCTCGGCTTCGCGGTGGACAGCATCGGCGCCAAGCGCGTCGTGCTCGACACGATCGAGACCCTGTTTGCGGGTTTCACCGACCCATCGCTGCTGCGCGCGGAGCTGCGGCGCCTGTTCGGCTGGATCAAGGATCGCGGCCTGACGGCGATCATCACCGGCGAGCGCGGCGAAGGGCAGCTCACCCGGCAGGGGCTGGAAGAATACGTCTCGGATTGTGTGGTGCTGCTCGACAACCGCGTCGAGGACCAGATCACCACACGCCGTCTCCGGGTGGTCAAATATCGCGGTTCGGCTCACGGCACCAACGAATACCCGTTCCTCATCGACCACGCGGGCATCAGCGTCCTGCCGGTCACGTCAGCGGATCTCGACTACGAGGTGCCGGGCGGGATCATCTCGTCAGGCATCGCCGGTCTGGATGCCATGCTCGGCCCGGGCGGCTTCTATCGCGGCTCCAGCATCCTGATCTCGGGTGAGGCCGGCACGGGCAAGACCATGCTGACCGCCTCGGTCATCGATGCCGCGTGCCGGCGTGGCGAGCGCTGCATGGCCTTCGCGTTTGAGGAGAGCAGCGCGCAGATCGTGCGCAACGCGCGCTCGATCGGGCTCGATCTCGCCGGGCACGTCGCGGGCGGGCTGCTGCGCTTCGAGGCCGCCCGCCCGAGCCTGTTCGGGCTGGAGACGCACCTCGCCCGCATGCACCGCGACCTCGACCAGTTCCGCCCGGACGTGGTCGTGATCGATCCGATCTCCGCCCTGCGCGGCTCGACGAGCGAATTACAGGCGACGCTCCTCCGGATGATCGACCTGATCAAGACCCGGGGCATCACGGCGGTGTTCACCACCCTGCGTGGCGACGGTTCACTCGTGCAGGAGAACGATCTCGGCGTGTCCTCGCTGATGGATGCGTGGGTCAAGCTCCAGAACATGGAGGCCAACGGCGAACGGACACGCACGCTCTATGTCATAAAAGCGCGCGGCATGAGCCACTCGAACCAAGTTCGGGAGTTTCTCATGTCATCGAACGGGATCCGGCTGGTCGATGCCTATATCGGTCCGGCGGGCGTCCTGACCGGTACGGCCCGGATGGTGCAAGAGGCGCGTGAGATGGCGGAGACGCAGCGGCGCCTGCATGAGACCGAGCGAAGAATCCGCGAGGTCGCGCGTCGACGATCGGCGATCGAGCGGCAGATGGAGGAACTCCGCGCCAGCCTGGAGGCCACCGAGGACGAGGAGGAACATCTTCGTGTGGAGGACGGGCTGCGCGAGGCTGACCGCGCGAAGGAACGGCAGGAGCTGACCGCACGACGGAGTGCTGCGGAATGA